In the Arachis ipaensis cultivar K30076 chromosome B04, Araip1.1, whole genome shotgun sequence genome, GCAACTAGGACTTGAGAGGCACATTTCAACAAGTAGCATTTCACAAATGTTGTAGAACACAATTTACAAAATAATTTAACCTGTGAAAACACGAAGGTAGAAAGCACTCACATCCAAAACCAAAAAGATTATGTAAGCTACAGCCTATAGCTCACTATAATTGCGCCATACTGCACGAAATTCTTCTCGGAATGTGTTTAGACGTGCTTTCAAGTTAGGGGTTCTAAAGCTTGCATGCAGGATGGTAGCTGAAAAGAGTGAGGACAATAATCAACAAAAAAGTAAGAAGTTAAATAAGAAGTTAAATGCTAGCaatgaaaaatattaaaatttctgAGCATGAAATTTACCAAGAAGACCAAATGCAAGTGCCCACAAAACAGTTAGAAGACCAGCAGAGACAAACCAAAGGATGAAACTTGCTGCATGAAAAGGGGAAGGACTATTAGCAAAGTTATCTAAACAACAAAGGTCTAAAGAATGACATTTGAAACAATAACACGAGCTATTATATTAGAAAGAAAGTAATCATTTACCAGAAGAAAATATCAAGACAAACACCCAACGTGGCCGACCACATATATAAATCGCTCTCTTAGATGATGGACGTCCCCGTATAACAGGCCTGAAGTTTCAATCGTTACCAAGGGTGCACTAGAGTCCAAAGATCTCCAATGACAATATAAATCAGAGATACTTACGTAAGGGGAGGTCTCATCTTGGCAGCTAAATGTGGTGAAAACTGCCTAACTGTTCTTGTCACTCTCTCACTAAAGGTACCTGCAAAGCTGCGAAAAACTACAAATCAGATATGAAAAGAAtaatgtgtgtatatatataacagGAATTGGAAAGGATTTGGTTACACATTCTTTCCTAAATACCCTTCATCATATACAATTTATAAAAGAAGTTTTGTTAAATCCAAGAGTTGAACCCATGACCTTTTGATTTTAGTATAACATACTATCCTGGctaaactcaaattttttattattgtttacaTTNNNNNNNNNNNNNNNNNNNNNNNNNNNNNNNNNNNNNNNNNNNNNNNNNNNNNNNNNNNNNNNNNNNNNNNNNNNNNNNNNNNNNNNNNNNNNNNNNNNNNNNNNNNNNNNNNNNNNNNNNNNNNNNNNNNNGTAGCAATCAGTTAAGCACTTTTACAAAGTAAAAATGTGACAGATAAGTTGAAGACTTCATAGTTTAAACTTTCGCAAACTGATAGATCCACTGATTTATGTATAACATCAgttaaaatattttagaaattgTACAGAGGTAAATCTTATCAGGAACTTTACTCTTTTAAGCCCTTGCCATTTGAGAATAACCAAATATTAATATATCTCGTTTTTATCCATCTCTCCTTTCCTTCTTATCAATATCGCAGCCAAAGataaactattttatttttccatGAATTTATAGAACTCTCTTTCCATGGATACAAATCCCTGATCTATTTTCCAAAAAGATCAAATGAAAAATGCCATGTTGAAGTTCTCAATAGTCAAAACTAAACAAATCATTAGCCCGTTACTAATTTTCTTGGACCACCCTCTACATCTAACCATAAGACCACCTCAACTCTAATGCAGTCTTTTCTAATCTTTTCTATTTGCTTCCCAC is a window encoding:
- the LOC107639421 gene encoding PRA1 family protein A1, which translates into the protein MDWGNVTAEDLVDALREVDWSSPPRPLSEFFSRFTVPRSSSKWDSRFKCNLYYYRTNYFLLIVSVLILGFLRRPLAIVAALLTALSIAFLNDSFAGTFSERVTRTVRQFSPHLAAKMRPPLTPVIRGRPSSKRAIYICGRPRWVFVLIFSSASFILWFVSAGLLTVLWALAFGLLATILHASFRTPNLKARLNTFREEFRAVWRNYSEL